In the Phycisphaerales bacterium genome, AAGCGGTGATGTCAATTCGCTCAATTTGATCAAGTGCCTGACAGAGTTCTGGATGTTCATGGATGAGCGTAATGAGTCCGTGCAGTGCGCCAGCAGATTGATGTTCATAAAGTCCGATCTTGAAGTGCATACCCATGACAGCAAAGTCATCGCCACTTTCCCCAAGGACAAGGTCGAACGGGCAATCGCCATCAGTCGGCTCAAACTGTCGCCAGATCGCCTCTGGATTACGGAAAATGTCTGCTGGTCCCATGAATCCGTTCATAGAGCGAATCATTGACATCACAGCAACCTCACTGCTAATCGCGGCAGAGGCGCCTTTCGAATCAGAAAGTTGCTTGCCAGCACGAATGGCTCGCCAGGGAATGAAGTGAGCGACCACCATTCCAATCGCTGATTCAATTTGATCAGCGGTCGCACCACACATCGCTCCGTACACGGCTGCTGAAGCAATCGCGCCGTGAACAACGTGGTCAATCTTATATGACTTGAGACTAAAGACCTCTGCGAGCCTGCCACGAATCTCGTCGAGGCAGATCATGCCCCGGAGCGCGGTGGCACCATCAAGGTTCATGACTTGCGCAGCAGCAATTGGCACACCATAGAAATCATTGTGCCCAAACTCGCCAGCGGTGTTTCCAAGTTGGGGGTTGTAGCCAAAGACGGTTCCGTTTGAATCCCATTCACGAACCGCAGAACAATTTGCAACAACCGCTTTTTCTGGACGCACTCGCACAGGAGAGCCAAACACAGTGGCGCCTTGATCGTCACCGTATTCAAGTGCTTCTGCACGCAAAATACACGGTGCATTTGTTCCTAATGAAAGGGCTGACAATCCAACAAGAACAGCATCCGTAAAGAACAACCTTGTTCTTTGTAGCACTGATTCATCAGGCTTCCCAATACGATTTGACATAAAGTCAATCGCATATTGTCCAATGCCGTGAGCCTGATTTGTGTTGCGGGGTAAGGTGACAAACGTATTAGTTGCAGTAGCCATGGAACCTCAGTTGTTTAGGAATGAGTCGAAAAAAGATAAACTCGTTATAGAAATCGCTGGACGTGCTCAACTTCTTCTGTCGAACCCAAAATAACACTGGTTCTTTGATGAAGTCCTGTTGGCGACATATCACAGATCGCAGTCTCGCCATTAATGGCCCTGCCACCTGCCTGCTCAATGACCATGGCCATTGGGTTTGCTTCATACATCAAGCGAAGTTTGCCGTTTGGGTGTATGGCAGTTGGCGGATAAAGAAAGACGCCACCTTTCAATAAGGTGCGATGTACATCGGCCACCATCGAACCAATGTAACGGCTTGAGTAGCCCTCTTGATGGGCCCAATTTAGATATTGCTTGTAGCCAGGCGGGAATGTGTCGGTATAGGCCTCATTCACAGAGTACGTCTTGCTGGATTTTGGAATTTTGATATCCCGCTCTACCAGAACAAACGAACCAATTGACTGATCAAGTACAAACATGTGGACACCGCGACCAGTCGTGAGAATGAGTACAACTGATGATCCATATAAGACGTATCCAGCAGCGACCTGATGCACACCTTGTTGAAGAATGGCGGCTTCTGCATCAGTAGGATGCTCATCGCTCAGCTTGATAATGCTGAAGATAGTTCCTACACCGACACAAAAATCGAGATTGGATGAGCCATCCAGTGGGTCAAAGAGTACGGCGTACCGCCCACCCTCGCCTCGTGCTCGAAGCAATCTGGGTTCCTCATCTTCTTCGGAAGCCAGTACACCAACATTCGCACGATCACCGAGGCAGCGCATAATCAATTCATTGGCTAATACATCGAGCTTTTGTTGTTGCTCTCCATGGACGTTTTGAGCACCCTCACCGTGTTCACCCAATACATCATCGATGCGAGCCCGCCGGACCTTGTTTGCAATCGTCTTGGCTGACAAGGAGATGGCGGAGAGTATCCACGAGAAATCGCCGGTTGCTCCGGGATATTGCTGCTCCTCTGCCAAGATATGGCTTTGGAGGCTCATCAGATTGTCGTTGCTCATATGGGCGGACATAGTTTGGTTGGACCGTGCTAAACTTCTCCCCCTCACCACATCGCCTAAGGACCCGCAGTGGGTGCTTGCCGGCTTTACGAGGTGAGTTGCAAGTGCGATTGTACCGCAATGCACTGTAACAGGCAGAGACCTGACCCCCTGACGAGACCGAGACCATGCTTAGAGCTCAAAGGACCGAACAAAAAGAAAAGGATGCCACCAGATGCCAGTGATATTAGCCGCCCGCCGCACACCAATTGGCCGACTGCTCGGCGGACTCAGCCGCTTGCCCAGCCCCAAACTTGGATCATTTGCAATTGAAGCAGCTTTGGAGGCTGTACCTTCGGCTCGTGATCGAATTGACGAGTGCATCATGGGGTGTGTGCTACAAGCAGGTTTAGGCCAGAACCCAGCTCGACAAGCAGCATTGGGCGCGGGCCTTCCCACTTCATTGAGTTGCCAGACTATCAATAAGGTCTGCGGCTCAGGACTACAGAGCGTGATGCTCGCTGCCCAATCTATAAAGGCTGGCGATAACGAAGTTGTTATGGCAGGTGGTTTTGAGAGTATGTCACGAGCGCCGCACCTATCGCACATTAGAGCTGGTGTTAAGTTTGGACCTGGCGACATGGTTGATCATATGCAGCACGACGGTTTAACTTGTGCGTTTGAGGAATGGGCGATGGGTTGCGCAGCTGATCATATTGCTGAGAAGCACAGTATTTCCCGCGAAGCTCAAGACCAATTTAGTGCACAGAGTCATCTCAGAGCGGCAGCCGCACAAGAAGCTGGATACTTTGATGCAGAGATGATTCAACTTGATGGCGGGCAACTTAAACAGAGGTTTGATGTTGGTGCCGACGAAGGCGTTCGAGCAGACTCATCTGCAGAGTCTCTCTCCAAATTGCGTGCGGCATTTGGTAAGGATGGCACCGTAACAGCAGGGAATGCTTCACAGATAAGTGACGGCGCCGCAGCTCTTATTGTGGCCTCAGAAGAAGCCGCAAAGGAAATTGGCGCAGATCCAATGGCGCGTATTGTTGGTTACAACACCGTTGGCGTTGATCCAAAGGAGATCTTTTCGGCACCTGCGGCAGGCATGGCTAAACTCCTAAAAGACCATCGTTTGACGGTAGATGATGTGGATCTCTTTGAGATTAACGAAGCCTTTGCGGCGCAGGCCATGGCGAATGCGACGGAACTTGGCGTGCCGGAAGAGAAGCTCAATATTTGTGGTGGAGGCGTGGCCCTGGGGCACCCTATTGGTGCTTCGGGTGCTCGAGTATTGACAACATTGGTGCATCAGATGGTGCGGACAGATTCAAAGAAAGGCGTTGTTAGCCTGTGCCTAGGCGGCGGTAATGCGGTTTCGATGCTGATCGAGCGATAGGCCGATACTAGTCAATGTTCAATAGAAACCACGGAGACAATCCATGATCACAGTGTATTTTTCGGTCGCTACCGCCTTACTTCTTGCAGCAGCTTTTGGCTCTATGATTTTTCTATCATTCGTTATGACGCCACTGGTTTTTCGCCACTTTGGCAAAGAACAAGGCGGACCGTTCATGCGCAAGATCTTTCCTCGTTATTATTTGTTGACCGGCATGTGCGTACTGATTGCCACGGGACTTTTGGTTGTGCAGCTTGTCGCCACTGGTCATTGGATCTTATTGTTGAGTGTGATTCTTGGGGCGGCCTCAGTCGCCATGTTTTGGTTGCTTCGTCAGAACATCATTCCAATGATTGATTCGGCTCACGCTAAAGCAAACAATGGAGATGCTGAAGGGAAGAAGCACTTCAAGTGGCTTCATAGAGCGAGTATGGCAATGAATCTGGTTCAGATCATTATCGTGGGCTTTATGGTTGGACAGATTGCAGTTTGGGACGAGCCGACAACGACTGCAGAGCAGACCGAAGTTCGCGCCAATGAATCTGCTACGGCGGCTCAATCTCCAAGCAAGGATGAGAAGGCAGATACGTGAAGGGTTCTGCTCGTCCAGGCCTATTAGCCGTTATTGGCCCAGGCCTTGTGATTGCTGCAACTGGGGTCGGGGCGGGTGATCTGGCCACTGCAGGCTTTGCTGGCGCAGCCA is a window encoding:
- a CDS encoding MmgE/PrpD family protein, whose product is MATATNTFVTLPRNTNQAHGIGQYAIDFMSNRIGKPDESVLQRTRLFFTDAVLVGLSALSLGTNAPCILRAEALEYGDDQGATVFGSPVRVRPEKAVVANCSAVREWDSNGTVFGYNPQLGNTAGEFGHNDFYGVPIAAAQVMNLDGATALRGMICLDEIRGRLAEVFSLKSYKIDHVVHGAIASAAVYGAMCGATADQIESAIGMVVAHFIPWRAIRAGKQLSDSKGASAAISSEVAVMSMIRSMNGFMGPADIFRNPEAIWRQFEPTDGDCPFDLVLGESGDDFAVMGMHFKIGLYEHQSAGALHGLITLIHEHPELCQALDQIERIDITAYEPAYGIIGDPAKKDPKTRQSADHSMVYIVSTILRKAMDLASQSGLPETIDETWQALMLGPYDYSDEAIFNDRTRALMGRIHFIHGGKEFDDRYPDGIPTSMVISLAGGESFDSGMVMYPAGHARNTTSDLNALLDTKFDRHGHLAIAEPTDLIQKCRSIDELTTAQLLDLFDFTLLERRDFH
- the fbp gene encoding class 1 fructose-bisphosphatase; amino-acid sequence: MSLQSHILAEEQQYPGATGDFSWILSAISLSAKTIANKVRRARIDDVLGEHGEGAQNVHGEQQQKLDVLANELIMRCLGDRANVGVLASEEDEEPRLLRARGEGGRYAVLFDPLDGSSNLDFCVGVGTIFSIIKLSDEHPTDAEAAILQQGVHQVAAGYVLYGSSVVLILTTGRGVHMFVLDQSIGSFVLVERDIKIPKSSKTYSVNEAYTDTFPPGYKQYLNWAHQEGYSSRYIGSMVADVHRTLLKGGVFLYPPTAIHPNGKLRLMYEANPMAMVIEQAGGRAINGETAICDMSPTGLHQRTSVILGSTEEVEHVQRFL
- a CDS encoding thiolase family protein → MPVILAARRTPIGRLLGGLSRLPSPKLGSFAIEAALEAVPSARDRIDECIMGCVLQAGLGQNPARQAALGAGLPTSLSCQTINKVCGSGLQSVMLAAQSIKAGDNEVVMAGGFESMSRAPHLSHIRAGVKFGPGDMVDHMQHDGLTCAFEEWAMGCAADHIAEKHSISREAQDQFSAQSHLRAAAAQEAGYFDAEMIQLDGGQLKQRFDVGADEGVRADSSAESLSKLRAAFGKDGTVTAGNASQISDGAAALIVASEEAAKEIGADPMARIVGYNTVGVDPKEIFSAPAAGMAKLLKDHRLTVDDVDLFEINEAFAAQAMANATELGVPEEKLNICGGGVALGHPIGASGARVLTTLVHQMVRTDSKKGVVSLCLGGGNAVSMLIER
- a CDS encoding DUF4149 domain-containing protein is translated as MITVYFSVATALLLAAAFGSMIFLSFVMTPLVFRHFGKEQGGPFMRKIFPRYYLLTGMCVLIATGLLVVQLVATGHWILLLSVILGAASVAMFWLLRQNIIPMIDSAHAKANNGDAEGKKHFKWLHRASMAMNLVQIIIVGFMVGQIAVWDEPTTTAEQTEVRANESATAAQSPSKDEKADT